The Sulfitobacter guttiformis genome contains a region encoding:
- a CDS encoding efflux RND transporter periplasmic adaptor subunit — translation MRIFPLIAAIALSVLLYMAVLERPALMTFFGAEAAQTPDTQTEAEAEIAEPLADRRVKVVVQKLTAQSIDNAVVLRGQTAAARQVDVRAETSAIVVSEPLRKGAQIEAGQIMCKLDEGTRSAALTQARAQLTEAQSRVPESEARVEEATARLEEAKINQNASSRLNQDGFASTSRLASSDAAVATAQAGVSSAQSGLSAARSGIEGAQAAVAGAEAELARLVIKAPFSGLLESDTAELGSLLQPGALCGTIVQLNPIKLVGFVPESQVNHIQVGAIAGARLAAGGGDVQGRVTFLSRSADPTTRTFLTEIEVPNPDLAIRDGQTAEILIASDGANAHLVPQSALTLNDEGALGLRLVDAANIVSFQEIKLVRDTVEGVWVTGLPTEANIIVVGQEYVVEGVEVVPTQREASQ, via the coding sequence ATGCGCATCTTCCCCCTTATTGCAGCGATAGCGCTGTCTGTTTTGTTGTACATGGCCGTTCTCGAACGTCCGGCCCTTATGACGTTCTTTGGGGCCGAAGCCGCACAAACGCCCGATACGCAGACAGAGGCCGAAGCCGAAATAGCCGAGCCTTTGGCCGACAGACGGGTGAAAGTAGTTGTGCAAAAGCTAACTGCGCAAAGCATAGATAATGCCGTTGTACTTCGGGGCCAGACAGCAGCGGCACGTCAGGTCGATGTGCGCGCCGAGACCTCTGCGATTGTCGTCTCCGAGCCGCTGCGCAAGGGCGCGCAGATCGAAGCGGGGCAAATCATGTGCAAACTTGACGAAGGGACCCGTAGTGCGGCCCTCACACAGGCCCGCGCGCAACTGACTGAAGCCCAATCGCGTGTGCCTGAATCTGAGGCCCGCGTTGAAGAAGCGACCGCGCGCCTTGAAGAGGCAAAGATCAACCAGAACGCCTCCTCCCGCCTCAATCAGGACGGCTTTGCTTCGACCTCGCGGCTGGCAAGTTCGGATGCTGCAGTTGCAACTGCGCAGGCAGGTGTAAGCTCTGCCCAGTCAGGCCTGAGTGCCGCCCGCTCAGGTATTGAAGGGGCGCAAGCTGCTGTAGCGGGAGCCGAGGCAGAGCTGGCGCGGCTGGTGATCAAAGCGCCCTTTAGCGGGCTTTTGGAGAGTGATACCGCCGAGCTTGGATCGCTGCTGCAACCAGGTGCCCTATGCGGCACAATTGTCCAGCTCAACCCGATCAAACTGGTGGGGTTTGTGCCCGAATCGCAGGTGAACCATATTCAGGTTGGCGCTATTGCCGGTGCCCGGCTGGCGGCAGGGGGCGGCGATGTGCAGGGTCGTGTCACCTTCCTTTCACGCTCTGCCGATCCAACCACCCGTACGTTTTTGACCGAGATCGAGGTTCCCAATCCTGATCTTGCAATCCGCGATGGCCAGACTGCCGAGATCCTCATCGCCTCCGATGGGGCGAATGCCCATCTTGTTCCGCAAAGCGCTTTGACACTTAATGACGAAGGCGCGTTGGGGCTACGGCTGGTGGACGCCGCAAACATCGTAAGTTTCCAAGAGATCAAGCTGGTCCGCGATACAGTTGAAGGTGTCTGGGTTACCGGCCTGCCGACGGAGGCAAACATCATCGTCGTTGGTCAGGAATATGTCGTCGAGGGCGTCGAAGTGGTGCCAACTCAGCGCGAGGCTTCACAATGA
- a CDS encoding efflux RND transporter permease subunit: MTGIVDWAASRARMVLAFILLSLVVGAYAYTTLPKEGEPDIEIPALFVSVPFPGISAADAETLLLKPMETELSDLDGLKKMTGTASENYAGLALEFEFGWDKTSIIADVRDAMGTAEAQFPEGAETYSINEINFSEFPIIIVNLTGPVPERTMARYAKQLQDDLEGMNAVLEAGIAGNRDEMLEVLIDPLKLESYDVTAAELIQTVQNNNQLIAAGEIESRNGAFAVKIPSSFDEPQDVYNLPVKTNGDRVVTLGDLAEIHLTFEDRLGTARFDGESSVALQVVKRKGFNLIDTATEVKELVAKSSEQWPEELKAAVEVGTSNDQSRVVDSMVQQLLGSVFTAIALVMIVVLAALGIRAALLVGFAIPTSFLLCFAFLALMGISISNIVMFGLILAVGMLVDSAIVVVEYADQKQQEGSGPMAAYVEAAKRMFWPVISSTATTLCAFLPMLFWPGVPGEFMGMLPVTLIFVLSASLVVALVYLPVMGGVTGRLEKWMADNMERIATLPWYLHILLFTAALAMVFPALSLLGSGLLFGWIGAQFGAMDGLDLLTSVIPTFVKVFGLVLIAVAVLLVALGGFMLFLLAIFAVLTRLGKVGQWLAARLFRKEPDRINAGNKRSAFGRVIEVIAGNPIMPLVMSGAVFVFVGTTLIYYTNNSKGVEFFVESEPEQAIVYVLARGNLSLNEKDDLVRQAEQVVIAHPGIATAFSFAGEGGLDSNTGGSQAPKDLIGQVQFETIPWEDRALNPELDGDIIIAELTEQLSAIPGIRIEVLSLDRGPASGKPVHLRFKGDRFDRLVEATAMARAHFDTVPGLTLIEDTRPLPGIDWQIDVDVEKAGQYGADVLSVGAMVQLVTRGLLLDTMRVDTSDEEIEIRVRLPEQDRLLNTLDTLKVRTPDGLIPLSNFITRTPVPKLAEISRIDQQRVMDVKADVTPGLMKIVQTTRAGEDERNEQTLATLRPAGADADFTDIEGTKYKMTDRTAAADGMDLQADYTAQKLRLVPVNGNERIAEITKWVENADLPDGITYEWTGDQEDQAESQAFLSSAFTAALGLMFIILLAQFNSFYNAVLVLVAVVLSTAGVLIGMLVMDQTFSIIMTGTGIVALAGIVVNNNIILIDTYQEFSQYMPRIEAIIRTAQARIRPVLLTTITTMAGLAPMMFGLSLDFANGGYTIDSPTALWWKQLATAVVFGLGVATVLTLVLTPSLLAIRVWASTYAGWIAQLLARMSMGRASRAARDWALQRDAKRNASSELLWSDETLDLTRPQIAPSQPAE, translated from the coding sequence ATGACAGGTATCGTTGACTGGGCCGCATCTCGGGCACGTATGGTTCTGGCATTTATTCTGCTGAGCCTTGTCGTCGGCGCCTATGCCTACACCACCCTGCCCAAAGAGGGTGAGCCCGATATTGAAATCCCCGCGCTCTTCGTCTCGGTCCCCTTTCCCGGCATCTCTGCCGCTGATGCCGAAACGTTGTTGCTCAAACCGATGGAGACAGAGCTCAGCGATCTGGACGGTCTCAAGAAAATGACCGGTACAGCCTCGGAGAACTATGCCGGTCTGGCACTGGAATTCGAGTTTGGCTGGGACAAGACCTCGATTATTGCGGATGTGCGCGATGCGATGGGTACGGCGGAGGCACAGTTTCCCGAAGGCGCCGAGACCTACTCCATCAACGAAATCAACTTTTCCGAGTTTCCAATTATCATCGTGAATCTGACCGGCCCTGTGCCAGAACGCACGATGGCGCGCTACGCCAAGCAGCTTCAGGATGACCTTGAGGGAATGAACGCTGTGCTGGAAGCAGGCATTGCGGGCAACCGTGACGAAATGCTCGAAGTGCTGATCGACCCGCTCAAGCTCGAGAGTTATGACGTCACCGCCGCAGAGCTGATCCAGACGGTGCAAAACAACAACCAGCTGATCGCAGCAGGAGAAATAGAGAGCCGCAATGGGGCTTTCGCAGTCAAGATTCCATCAAGCTTCGATGAGCCACAGGATGTGTATAACCTACCTGTAAAAACCAATGGCGACCGTGTTGTGACGCTTGGTGATCTGGCGGAAATACATCTGACTTTCGAGGACCGTCTGGGGACCGCCCGATTCGACGGTGAATCATCGGTGGCGCTGCAGGTGGTCAAACGCAAGGGATTCAACCTCATCGACACCGCCACAGAGGTAAAGGAATTGGTCGCAAAAAGCAGCGAGCAGTGGCCCGAAGAGCTTAAGGCAGCGGTAGAGGTAGGTACCTCGAATGACCAGAGCCGCGTTGTGGACAGCATGGTGCAGCAGCTTCTCGGTTCTGTTTTCACGGCTATTGCGCTGGTGATGATCGTTGTTCTGGCAGCACTTGGCATCCGCGCGGCGCTCCTCGTAGGATTTGCGATTCCGACCTCGTTTTTGCTGTGTTTTGCCTTTTTAGCGCTTATGGGCATATCGATCTCGAATATCGTCATGTTCGGCCTGATCTTGGCCGTGGGCATGCTGGTGGACAGCGCGATCGTCGTGGTCGAATACGCAGACCAGAAACAGCAAGAAGGCAGCGGCCCGATGGCGGCCTATGTCGAGGCCGCTAAGCGCATGTTCTGGCCGGTGATCTCCTCTACCGCGACCACATTGTGCGCCTTTTTGCCGATGCTGTTCTGGCCCGGTGTACCGGGTGAGTTTATGGGCATGTTGCCTGTCACGCTGATCTTTGTTCTCTCCGCCTCGCTGGTCGTTGCCCTCGTTTATCTGCCGGTTATGGGCGGCGTGACCGGCCGTCTGGAGAAGTGGATGGCTGACAATATGGAGCGTATCGCGACCCTGCCATGGTATCTGCATATCCTGTTGTTTACAGCGGCCCTGGCAATGGTCTTTCCCGCTCTGTCCCTGCTCGGGTCGGGTTTGCTTTTTGGTTGGATCGGGGCACAGTTTGGCGCAATGGACGGGCTTGACCTGCTCACTTCCGTTATTCCAACCTTCGTAAAAGTGTTCGGCCTTGTATTGATTGCGGTTGCGGTCCTGCTGGTGGCGCTGGGGGGCTTTATGTTGTTCCTTCTCGCAATTTTTGCAGTATTGACCCGCCTTGGTAAAGTGGGCCAGTGGCTCGCTGCGCGGCTGTTCCGCAAGGAGCCGGACCGGATCAACGCGGGCAATAAACGCTCGGCGTTTGGCCGTGTCATCGAAGTGATCGCAGGCAATCCGATCATGCCACTGGTCATGTCAGGCGCGGTCTTCGTCTTTGTCGGCACCACGCTGATTTACTACACCAACAACTCAAAAGGCGTTGAGTTCTTTGTCGAATCCGAGCCGGAACAGGCGATTGTATATGTACTGGCCCGCGGAAACCTGTCGCTGAACGAAAAGGACGATCTGGTGCGGCAGGCCGAACAAGTCGTGATCGCACATCCCGGTATCGCCACTGCATTCTCCTTCGCGGGCGAAGGCGGACTGGACAGCAACACCGGCGGCTCCCAAGCCCCTAAAGACCTAATCGGGCAAGTACAGTTCGAGACTATTCCATGGGAGGACCGCGCACTCAATCCAGAGTTGGACGGCGATATCATCATCGCCGAGCTCACAGAGCAGTTGTCGGCCATTCCTGGCATTCGCATCGAAGTGCTGTCACTGGACCGTGGTCCGGCTTCGGGCAAACCTGTTCACCTGCGCTTTAAAGGGGACCGTTTTGACCGTCTGGTAGAGGCCACAGCCATGGCGCGGGCGCATTTTGACACTGTCCCGGGTCTGACGCTGATTGAGGACACCCGCCCCCTGCCCGGTATCGACTGGCAGATTGACGTAGATGTTGAAAAAGCCGGTCAATACGGCGCCGATGTGCTGAGTGTGGGCGCCATGGTCCAGCTGGTTACACGTGGTCTGTTGCTCGATACAATGCGCGTCGACACCTCTGACGAGGAAATAGAGATAAGGGTCCGCCTGCCTGAACAGGACCGCCTTCTCAACACGCTGGACACGCTCAAGGTGCGTACCCCTGACGGGCTAATCCCATTGTCCAACTTTATCACACGTACCCCTGTACCAAAACTCGCCGAGATCAGCCGCATAGACCAGCAGCGTGTTATGGATGTGAAGGCGGATGTAACACCGGGCCTGATGAAGATCGTCCAGACCACACGCGCGGGTGAAGACGAACGAAACGAGCAGACCCTTGCCACCTTGCGACCTGCCGGGGCCGATGCCGATTTCACCGACATCGAGGGGACAAAATACAAGATGACCGACCGCACCGCTGCCGCCGATGGTATGGACCTGCAGGCCGATTACACTGCCCAGAAACTGCGCCTTGTGCCTGTAAATGGAAACGAGCGGATTGCCGAGATCACGAAATGGGTTGAAAATGCCGATCTGCCTGATGGCATAACTTATGAGTGGACAGGCGATCAGGAGGATCAGGCGGAAAGTCAGGCATTCCTAAGCTCGGCCTTTACCGCAGCGCTGGGTCTGATGTTCATCATCCTGCTGGCGCAGTTCAACTCATTCTATAATGCGGTTTTGGTTTTGGTGGCGGTTGTTTTGTCCACGGCGGGTGTGCTGATCGGGATGCTGGTCATGGACCAGACGTTCAGCATCATCATGACGGGTACGGGCATCGTCGCGCTCGCCGGCATCGTGGTGAACAATAATATCATCCTGATCGACACCTACCAGGAGTTCAGCCAGTACATGCCCCGTATCGAGGCGATCATTCGCACCGCACAGGCACGCATCCGGCCTGTTCTGCTCACCACGATCACAACCATGGCGGGCCTTGCGCCGATGATGTTCGGCCTCAGCCTCGATTTTGCCAACGGCGGCTACACGATCGATAGCCCGACCGCCCTATGGTGGAAACAGCTGGCGACGGCGGTCGTGTTCGGTCTTGGTGTCGCAACGGTGCTGACGCTGGTACTGACACCTTCCTTGCTAGCGATCCGCGTCTGGGCGTCGACCTACGCGGGCTGGATCGCCCAGCTTCTGGCGCGGATGTCGATGGGCCGTGCCAGCCGCGCCGCGCGCGACTGGGCCTTGCAACGCGATGCAAAGCGCAACGCCAGTTCTGAATTGTTGTGGAGCGACGAGACACTGGATCTCACCCGGCCACAGATCGCACCGTCGCAACCGGCAGAATAG
- a CDS encoding DUF302 domain-containing protein, giving the protein MMRKLLGLTTALTLGFAATDAMAQMVTKTSPHSVDVTIERLAAAVEGAGAAVIARVDHAASAASADMELRPTTTLIFGNPKIGTPAMIENQTAGLDLPLRVLAYADGEGVVHVVYHDPAALAEDHGLTPDAEYLTMMTGALGKLTDKAIAED; this is encoded by the coding sequence ATGATGCGTAAACTTTTGGGCCTGACAACCGCCCTCACCCTCGGCTTTGCCGCTACAGACGCTATGGCGCAGATGGTGACAAAAACCAGTCCACATTCCGTCGACGTCACTATCGAGCGCCTCGCCGCTGCTGTGGAGGGTGCAGGCGCCGCCGTGATCGCGCGCGTGGACCATGCGGCCAGCGCCGCCTCCGCCGACATGGAACTGCGCCCCACCACCACCCTGATCTTTGGCAACCCCAAGATCGGAACGCCCGCGATGATCGAAAACCAGACAGCGGGCCTTGATCTGCCACTGCGTGTGCTCGCCTATGCTGACGGCGAGGGTGTTGTGCATGTGGTCTACCATGATCCCGCAGCTCTGGCAGAGGATCATGGCCTGACGCCGGATGCAGAGTACCTCACCATGATGACTGGGGCACTGGGCAAGCTGACCGATAAAGCCATCGCCGAAGACTGA
- a CDS encoding ABCB family ABC transporter ATP-binding protein/permease, translated as MRVLRKVAPYLWPADMPWVRKRVVWAMLALILSKVVIVATPQFYRGAVDALAGEGVPMFALGAISLTVVYGMARLMGVGFQQLRDAIFTKVAQRALRMLALETFNHIHRLSMRYHITRKTGGLSRIIERGVKGVEFLLRFLLFSIGPLILELLLIGIILTIQFNAGYMAVVAVTIALYVWFTFAVTEWRVKLRRQMNDQDTDANQKAIDSLLNYETVKYFGAEAREAGRYDSAMAKYEVAAIKTNYSLAFLNFGQAVIITAGLVAVMVMAAYGVQSGDLTVGDFVMINAYMIQITVPLNFLGTVYREIRQALVDMGQMFDLLEQPSEVNDKPDAPALKVSGGQIKFDNVAFAYNDDRQILKGVSLVAEPGEMVAIVGSTGSGKSTIGRLLFRFYDVQGGSVQIDGQDVRDVSQNSLHRQIGVVPQDTVLFNDTIGYNIAYGRDGATQAEIEAAAQAAQIHEFIKALPEGYDTSVGERGLKLSGGEKQRVGIARTLLKDPPILLLDEATSALDSETEHEIQDALRQAGRGRTVLTIAHRLSTIAEADRIIVLEKGEVVEQGTHDALLAADGRYAQLWQRQQSEE; from the coding sequence ATGCGGGTGCTGCGCAAGGTAGCACCCTATCTCTGGCCTGCGGATATGCCTTGGGTACGCAAGCGGGTTGTCTGGGCAATGCTGGCACTCATTTTGTCCAAAGTGGTGATCGTGGCCACGCCGCAATTCTATCGCGGGGCAGTGGACGCGCTGGCGGGCGAAGGTGTGCCAATGTTCGCCCTCGGGGCGATCAGCCTGACGGTGGTTTACGGCATGGCGCGACTGATGGGCGTCGGTTTCCAACAGCTGCGCGATGCAATTTTCACAAAGGTAGCACAGCGCGCCCTGCGGATGTTGGCCCTCGAGACCTTCAACCACATACACCGCCTTTCCATGCGATACCACATCACCCGCAAGACAGGCGGCCTGAGCCGGATCATCGAGCGGGGTGTAAAGGGCGTTGAGTTTTTGCTGCGGTTTTTGCTGTTCAGCATTGGACCACTTATCCTCGAGCTGCTCCTGATCGGGATTATTCTGACGATCCAGTTCAATGCAGGCTATATGGCCGTGGTCGCCGTAACGATCGCGCTCTATGTCTGGTTTACTTTTGCGGTGACCGAATGGCGCGTCAAATTGCGCCGCCAGATGAATGATCAGGACACTGATGCCAATCAAAAGGCGATCGACAGCCTGCTTAACTATGAGACCGTCAAATACTTCGGGGCCGAGGCGCGCGAAGCGGGGCGTTATGACAGCGCGATGGCAAAATACGAAGTTGCCGCGATCAAGACAAACTACTCCCTGGCCTTCCTGAACTTTGGTCAGGCGGTCATCATCACCGCAGGCCTTGTTGCGGTCATGGTAATGGCCGCCTACGGGGTCCAAAGCGGCGATCTGACGGTTGGTGACTTCGTGATGATCAACGCTTATATGATCCAGATAACCGTGCCGCTGAACTTTCTCGGAACGGTTTACCGCGAAATCCGACAGGCGCTGGTCGATATGGGGCAGATGTTCGATCTGCTGGAGCAGCCATCTGAAGTGAATGACAAGCCCGATGCACCAGCGCTCAAAGTCAGCGGCGGGCAGATCAAATTCGATAACGTGGCCTTTGCCTACAACGATGACCGTCAGATCCTGAAAGGCGTTAGCCTTGTTGCTGAACCCGGTGAGATGGTCGCCATTGTGGGCTCAACGGGGTCGGGTAAATCGACCATCGGGCGGCTGCTGTTCCGGTTCTATGATGTGCAGGGCGGTAGCGTGCAAATCGACGGGCAAGACGTGCGCGATGTCAGCCAGAACTCGCTTCATCGGCAGATCGGCGTGGTGCCGCAGGATACGGTGCTGTTCAACGACACCATCGGGTATAACATCGCATACGGGCGCGACGGCGCGACACAGGCCGAAATTGAAGCCGCAGCCCAAGCTGCCCAAATCCATGAATTCATCAAGGCGCTGCCCGAAGGGTACGACACTTCGGTAGGCGAGCGTGGGCTGAAATTGTCAGGGGGCGAAAAGCAGCGTGTGGGTATCGCCCGTACTTTGCTCAAAGATCCGCCGATACTCCTACTGGACGAGGCGACGAGTGCGCTCGACAGCGAGACGGAGCACGAGATTCAGGACGCACTGCGGCAAGCTGGCAGAGGGCGCACGGTGCTGACAATCGCGCACCGACTCAGCACGATTGCCGAAGCCGACAGGATCATTGTTCTGGAAAAGGGCGAAGTGGTCGAGCAGGGCACACATGATGCGCTACTTGCCGCTGATGGGCGCTATGCACAACTGTGGCAACGCCAGCAATCCGAGGAGTAA
- a CDS encoding LysM peptidoglycan-binding domain-containing protein: MSYGQTVLGGNKGAVLAGAGMCVVLALGAYIGFGQQTATPEENAEQETSVQAGAEAPLKATEARVTAPRFDELRRETDGTTIIAGRAEPMSDVKILVDGAEVATAKTDSAGVFAAITSLPPNQAAQVITLSARKDEVVTASVDEIILAPSAGADLISAQSAKDLAQPAVAAVDGTAQAESAVKDAYATQPEVSVVESGASDAAADPSRLAVLKSDAEGVTLLNPDLPAAMKSVALDTIGYSELGEVQLTGRAQADAASVRIYLDNRAVISLPVEANGRWRGDLPDVDEGVYTLRVDELTATGDISSRVETPFKRESAAILAQAAATADGPVKSVTVQAGATLWAIARDRYGDGTLYVQVFEANSASIRNPDLIYPGQVFDLPN, encoded by the coding sequence ATGAGCTATGGACAAACAGTGCTGGGCGGAAACAAGGGCGCAGTTTTGGCCGGTGCTGGAATGTGCGTGGTTCTGGCGCTGGGGGCCTACATTGGCTTCGGACAACAGACCGCAACGCCCGAGGAGAATGCCGAGCAGGAAACTTCTGTACAGGCGGGCGCTGAGGCGCCATTGAAAGCGACAGAGGCGCGTGTCACTGCTCCGCGCTTTGACGAACTGCGGCGCGAAACCGATGGAACCACGATCATAGCGGGCCGCGCCGAGCCCATGAGCGACGTCAAAATCCTAGTCGACGGTGCCGAGGTTGCGACAGCAAAGACTGACAGCGCGGGCGTGTTTGCGGCCATTACTTCTCTGCCCCCCAATCAGGCCGCGCAAGTTATCACGTTGTCAGCACGCAAGGACGAGGTGGTGACCGCCTCTGTCGACGAAATTATTTTGGCGCCTTCTGCAGGGGCCGATCTTATTTCCGCCCAGTCTGCTAAGGACCTTGCACAACCAGCTGTTGCAGCGGTCGATGGCACCGCGCAGGCAGAATCCGCCGTTAAAGACGCTTATGCAACACAGCCGGAAGTATCGGTCGTGGAGTCCGGTGCGTCAGACGCGGCTGCTGATCCCTCCCGCTTGGCCGTTTTGAAATCGGACGCCGAAGGGGTGACACTGCTCAATCCCGATTTGCCCGCTGCAATGAAATCGGTAGCACTCGATACAATCGGCTATTCTGAATTGGGGGAGGTGCAGCTTACTGGGCGTGCGCAGGCAGACGCGGCGTCGGTGCGCATCTATCTCGACAACCGCGCAGTGATCAGCCTGCCTGTGGAAGCCAATGGACGCTGGCGCGGAGATTTGCCTGATGTGGACGAGGGGGTTTATACCCTGCGTGTCGATGAATTGACTGCGACGGGCGATATCAGTAGCCGCGTCGAAACCCCGTTCAAACGCGAGTCGGCTGCCATCCTTGCACAGGCAGCGGCGACTGCTGATGGTCCTGTGAAATCGGTCACGGTTCAGGCGGGGGCGACCCTTTGGGCTATCGCGCGCGACCGCTACGGCGATGGCACCCTCTATGTTCAGGTCTTCGAGGCTAACAGTGCCAGCATCCGTAACCCTGACCTTATTTATCCAGGTCAGGTATTTGATCTCCCGAACTAG
- a CDS encoding LOG family protein, with product MNTPPPPKSVCVFCGSRAGDDPAFTDAAVTMGQGIAAQGWRLVYGAGDVGLMGSVARAAQEAGGNTFGVIPAHLVAWEVGKTDLTRYIVTETMHERKKVMFMNCDAVVVLPGGAGSLDELFEVLTWRQLGLHEKPIYIVNTNGYWDTLKQLMNHVVDRGFADASVAEFLTWVPDARGALTGLASDLST from the coding sequence ATGAACACCCCCCCGCCGCCAAAATCCGTCTGCGTCTTTTGCGGCTCGCGTGCAGGAGATGATCCCGCCTTCACCGATGCGGCAGTGACGATGGGCCAAGGCATCGCTGCGCAGGGCTGGCGGCTGGTATACGGTGCAGGGGATGTGGGCCTGATGGGCAGCGTGGCGCGTGCGGCGCAAGAAGCGGGCGGCAACACCTTCGGGGTGATCCCTGCGCATCTGGTAGCATGGGAAGTCGGCAAAACCGATCTCACCCGCTACATCGTGACCGAGACGATGCACGAGCGCAAAAAGGTGATGTTCATGAACTGCGACGCAGTGGTGGTCCTGCCCGGTGGCGCTGGCTCCCTCGACGAGCTGTTCGAGGTACTTACGTGGCGCCAGCTCGGGCTACATGAAAAACCAATTTATATTGTTAATACAAATGGCTACTGGGATACATTAAAGCAGTTGATGAACCATGTTGTTGACCGTGGCTTTGCAGACGCGAGTGTTGCGGAATTTTTGACATGGGTGCCGGATGCAAGAGGTGCTTTGACCGGACTGGCCTCGGACTTGTCCACATAA
- a CDS encoding superoxide dismutase yields MAFALPDLPYAHDALASKGMSAETLEFHHDKHHNAYVTNGNKAIEGTKWEGKSLEEIIKGTYDPKAVAQNGIFNNISQLWNHNQFWEMMGPDNAAMPSELEKALVESFGSVDKFKDEFKAAGAGQFGSGWAWLVKDTDGGLKVTKTENGVNPVCFGQTALLGCDVWEHSYYIDFRNARPDYLTNFLDNLVNWENVASRM; encoded by the coding sequence ATGGCTTTTGCACTTCCCGATCTTCCCTATGCCCACGACGCCCTTGCTTCAAAAGGCATGAGCGCGGAGACGCTGGAATTCCACCATGACAAGCACCACAATGCCTATGTCACGAATGGCAACAAAGCGATTGAAGGCACGAAATGGGAGGGCAAATCCCTCGAAGAGATCATCAAAGGCACCTACGATCCCAAAGCTGTGGCTCAAAATGGTATCTTCAACAACATCTCTCAGCTTTGGAATCACAACCAGTTCTGGGAAATGATGGGGCCTGACAACGCCGCGATGCCATCCGAGTTGGAAAAGGCGCTGGTAGAAAGCTTTGGTTCTGTCGACAAGTTCAAGGATGAGTTCAAGGCAGCGGGCGCGGGCCAGTTCGGTTCAGGCTGGGCGTGGCTGGTAAAGGACACCGATGGCGGATTAAAAGTCACCAAGACTGAAAACGGCGTGAACCCTGTTTGTTTCGGTCAGACCGCACTTTTGGGTTGTGACGTTTGGGAGCACTCGTATTACATCGACTTCCGCAATGCGCGCCCCGACTATCTGACAAACTTCCTCGACAACCTCGTAAACTGGGAAAACGTCGCTTCCCGCATGTAA
- a CDS encoding sarcosine oxidase subunit gamma, whose protein sequence is MSDPVSALKNAAYYTGIAEIKEIGPMGMIALRGDLSAKPLHRAASAAAGGLNLPAQRECVSDGVRGIAWMSPDEMLIMCPYDEVGATIDGLNGKLGKSHTLVVNVSDARAVFEVRGAHAREVLAKLAPVDCAPDRFTAGMFRRTRIAQVPAAFWMPHEDVFRVVCFRSVAQYMLDVLSVAAQPGSEVGVF, encoded by the coding sequence ATGTCTGATCCGGTATCCGCATTAAAGAACGCCGCGTACTACACTGGTATTGCTGAGATAAAAGAGATTGGCCCTATGGGTATGATTGCCCTGCGCGGCGATCTGTCTGCCAAACCGCTGCACAGGGCCGCCAGCGCTGCCGCAGGCGGCTTGAACCTGCCTGCGCAGCGCGAATGTGTGAGCGATGGTGTTCGGGGCATCGCATGGATGTCACCCGACGAGATGTTGATCATGTGCCCCTACGATGAAGTCGGCGCGACCATCGACGGACTTAACGGCAAGTTGGGAAAATCCCATACGCTGGTTGTGAACGTCTCGGACGCACGCGCGGTATTCGAGGTGCGCGGCGCGCATGCCCGCGAGGTGCTGGCAAAACTGGCGCCGGTCGATTGTGCGCCAGACCGTTTCACCGCCGGCATGTTTCGCCGTACTCGCATCGCACAGGTGCCTGCTGCCTTCTGGATGCCGCACGAAGACGTGTTCCGTGTGGTCTGCTTCCGCTCGGTAGCTCAATACATGCTTGATGTTCTGAGCGTCGCCGCTCAGCCCGGGTCGGAAGTCGGCGTGTTTTGA